Proteins co-encoded in one Cytophaga hutchinsonii ATCC 33406 genomic window:
- a CDS encoding NAD(P)/FAD-dependent oxidoreductase, whose protein sequence is MSKLVEIALRPEDAVRDEQIKRAIKAQTSYQSLDFQYRIKRRSIDARGRQVLVRMGVEVFDKGELLPPLLALHKQIYKPANDSKHQVVIIGAGPAGLFAALRLLEYGIKPVVIERGKDVRARRRDLAAINKDHIVNPESNYCFGEGGAGTYSDGKLYTRSKKRGDIRKVLEVLVAHGATEDILVDAHPHIGTNKLPVLVTDLRETVKAYGGEVLFDTRVEKLIIRDGVCAGVITHNNEKIEGIATILCTGHSARDIFYMLHEQGIHIEAKPFALGVRIEHPQTLIDTVQYHCSGDRGDYLPAAAYSLVTQTQYQKVERGVYSFCMCPGGFIVPAATAPGELVVNGMSPSKRDSKFANSGMVVAVELDDIKEFSKHGPFAALEFQKSVEQNAWAVGGKTQTAPAQRVADFIQNKYSSSLPDCSYQPGLKSARMDDVLPDMIAQRLRQGLKQFEHKIKGYTSNEGLLIGVESRTSSPVFVPRDKETLQHITLKGLYPCGEGAGYAGGIMSAAMDGESCALRIAQGLGLAAVEINSK, encoded by the coding sequence ATGAGTAAACTGGTTGAAATTGCGCTTCGCCCTGAAGACGCTGTTCGTGATGAACAAATTAAACGAGCAATCAAAGCTCAGACTTCTTATCAATCCCTCGATTTTCAATACCGGATCAAACGTCGTTCCATCGATGCGCGCGGCCGTCAGGTATTGGTTCGCATGGGCGTAGAAGTATTTGATAAAGGAGAGCTGCTTCCCCCGCTTTTAGCGCTGCATAAACAAATATATAAGCCAGCAAACGATAGTAAACATCAGGTTGTGATCATAGGAGCAGGTCCGGCTGGTTTATTTGCCGCCTTGCGGTTATTGGAGTACGGCATTAAGCCGGTTGTTATTGAACGCGGTAAAGACGTACGTGCACGCAGAAGAGACCTGGCAGCCATTAACAAAGATCATATTGTAAATCCGGAATCAAATTACTGTTTTGGAGAAGGCGGCGCGGGTACGTATTCCGATGGGAAATTATATACCCGTTCCAAAAAGCGCGGCGACATCCGAAAAGTATTGGAGGTACTGGTAGCACATGGTGCTACGGAAGATATTCTGGTAGATGCGCATCCGCACATTGGTACCAATAAATTACCTGTATTGGTTACAGATCTTCGTGAAACCGTTAAAGCATATGGCGGTGAAGTATTGTTTGATACACGCGTTGAAAAACTCATTATACGAGATGGCGTTTGTGCGGGCGTGATTACACACAATAATGAAAAAATTGAAGGCATAGCAACCATACTTTGTACGGGACATTCAGCGCGCGATATTTTTTATATGCTGCATGAGCAAGGCATTCATATTGAAGCGAAACCCTTTGCCTTAGGTGTACGGATTGAGCATCCGCAAACGTTGATCGATACGGTGCAATATCATTGTTCCGGTGATCGTGGCGATTATCTTCCGGCAGCAGCGTATTCATTGGTTACACAAACGCAATATCAAAAAGTAGAACGCGGTGTATATTCCTTCTGTATGTGTCCGGGCGGCTTTATTGTACCAGCGGCTACCGCACCGGGAGAACTTGTGGTTAACGGGATGTCACCAAGTAAACGTGATTCAAAGTTTGCCAATTCAGGCATGGTAGTAGCGGTTGAACTGGACGATATAAAAGAATTCAGTAAGCATGGCCCCTTTGCTGCACTTGAATTTCAGAAAAGCGTAGAACAGAATGCCTGGGCTGTTGGTGGTAAAACACAGACAGCGCCGGCACAGCGTGTCGCAGATTTTATTCAGAATAAATATTCTTCCTCTCTGCCGGATTGTTCCTACCAGCCAGGTTTAAAGAGCGCCAGGATGGACGATGTGTTGCCGGATATGATCGCGCAGCGCCTCCGTCAGGGATTAAAACAATTCGAACATAAGATCAAAGGGTATACCAGCAACGAAGGGTTGCTGATCGGTGTAGAAAGCCGTACATCATCCCCCGTATTTGTTCCAAGAGATAAAGAAACCTTACAGCACATTACCTTAAAAGGCCTGTATCCATGCGGCGAAGGTGCCGGTTACGCAGGCGGAATCATGTCGGCCGCTATGGATGGGGAGAGCTGTGCGTTACGGATCGCACAGGGGCTGGGGTTGGCAGCAGTGGAAATAAATTCCAAATAA
- a CDS encoding CoA-binding protein yields the protein MKKTLILGATPETNRYAYLAAERLKSHGHEFIPVGRKKGEVLGKTIINERPVIEGVDTVTLYINPQNQLSEYNYILSLKPKRVIFNPGTENEELEEILSENGIEPVIGCTLVMLSAGTF from the coding sequence ATGAAAAAGACATTAATCTTAGGTGCTACACCCGAAACAAACCGATACGCATATCTTGCTGCAGAACGCTTAAAAAGTCATGGACATGAGTTTATACCGGTGGGTCGTAAAAAAGGCGAGGTGCTGGGTAAAACCATTATTAACGAACGTCCGGTTATAGAAGGCGTTGATACGGTTACATTGTATATTAATCCTCAAAATCAGTTAAGTGAATACAACTATATCCTTTCTCTGAAGCCGAAAAGAGTGATTTTTAACCCCGGAACAGAGAATGAAGAACTCGAAGAAATCCTTTCAGAAAATGGAATCGAACCTGTAATCGGATGTACCCTTGTAATGCTCTCTGCTGGAACATTTTAA
- the gyrB gene encoding DNA topoisomerase (ATP-hydrolyzing) subunit B, with translation MSEITEQNAAGYSADSIQVLEGLEAVRKRPAMYIGDIGIKGLHHLVWEVVDNSIDEALAGHCTDITVEINENNSITVTDNGRGIPTGVIAKYGKSALEVVLTVLHAGGKFDKDSYKVSGGLHGVGVSCVNALSTDMKVTVYSHGKVHQQEYKKGIPQYDVKEIGESDLHGTKVQFLPDDTIFTSSEYKYETIANRLRELSFLNKGIRITLQDHRQVDAEGKSEIEMFHSEGGLREFVDYLDSTREKLIPTPLYMESDKGPIPVEVAMLYNTSYSENVFSYVNNINTIEGGTHVAGFRRALTRTLKSYADKSGMLEKLKMEVTGDDFREGLTAVISVKVQEPQFEGQTKTKLGNSDVMGAVDQVVGEMLNTYLEENPKEAKIIVQKVILAAQARNAARKAREMVQRKNVLSGSGLPGKLADCSESDPEKCELYLVEGDSAGGSAKQGRDRKYHAILPLRGKILNVEKAQEHRIYENDEIKNMITALGVSFGTEEGEKVLNLTKLRYHKVIIMTDADIDGSHIRTLILTFFFRYMRALIDGGHVYIAQPPLYLVKRGKEEKYCWTEEQREAAVKELAKDGKEDSVGIQRYKGLGEMNPEQLWSTTMDPEKRSLKQVSVESAAEADHLFSMLMGDEVAPRRDFIEKNARYAKIDI, from the coding sequence ATGAGCGAAATTACTGAACAGAATGCAGCTGGCTATTCAGCGGATAGTATCCAGGTTTTAGAAGGTCTAGAAGCCGTACGTAAACGACCAGCCATGTATATTGGCGATATCGGCATCAAAGGTTTACACCATTTGGTTTGGGAAGTTGTCGATAACTCTATTGATGAAGCGCTCGCGGGTCATTGCACCGATATTACGGTAGAAATAAATGAAAATAATTCCATCACGGTAACAGACAACGGTCGTGGTATTCCTACAGGTGTGATTGCTAAATATGGCAAATCGGCACTTGAAGTTGTATTAACCGTATTACACGCCGGGGGTAAATTTGATAAAGATTCCTATAAAGTTTCAGGTGGTTTGCACGGTGTAGGGGTTTCCTGCGTAAATGCACTTTCAACAGATATGAAAGTTACCGTTTACAGCCATGGCAAAGTACATCAGCAGGAATATAAAAAAGGGATTCCACAATATGATGTAAAAGAAATAGGCGAATCAGACCTACATGGAACAAAAGTTCAGTTCTTACCGGATGATACTATTTTTACAAGTTCAGAATATAAATACGAAACCATTGCCAACCGTTTAAGAGAATTGTCTTTTCTGAACAAAGGTATTCGTATCACGCTCCAGGATCACCGTCAGGTAGATGCGGAAGGGAAATCTGAAATCGAAATGTTTCATTCAGAAGGCGGTTTACGTGAATTTGTAGATTATCTGGATTCAACAAGAGAAAAACTTATTCCGACACCTTTATACATGGAAAGCGACAAAGGGCCTATTCCTGTTGAAGTTGCCATGTTGTATAATACATCGTATTCAGAAAACGTATTTTCTTACGTAAACAATATCAATACCATTGAAGGCGGGACGCACGTTGCCGGTTTCAGAAGAGCCTTAACGCGTACGTTGAAATCCTATGCCGACAAATCGGGCATGCTGGAAAAACTGAAGATGGAAGTTACCGGTGACGACTTTAGAGAAGGTCTTACTGCCGTAATTTCTGTGAAAGTGCAGGAGCCTCAATTTGAAGGTCAGACAAAAACAAAATTAGGAAACTCAGATGTAATGGGCGCCGTTGACCAGGTGGTTGGCGAAATGCTTAATACCTATCTGGAAGAGAATCCGAAGGAAGCGAAGATCATTGTTCAAAAAGTGATTTTAGCTGCACAGGCCAGAAATGCAGCGCGTAAGGCGCGTGAAATGGTACAGCGTAAAAACGTTTTATCAGGTTCAGGCCTTCCGGGTAAACTGGCGGATTGTTCTGAAAGTGATCCGGAAAAATGTGAATTATATCTGGTGGAAGGGGATTCTGCCGGTGGATCAGCAAAACAAGGCAGAGACCGTAAATACCATGCAATTTTACCCTTAAGAGGTAAGATTCTGAACGTTGAAAAAGCACAGGAACACAGGATCTACGAAAACGACGAGATCAAGAACATGATTACCGCGCTTGGTGTATCATTTGGTACAGAAGAAGGTGAAAAAGTGTTGAACCTGACCAAACTTCGTTACCATAAAGTGATCATCATGACGGATGCGGATATCGATGGTTCGCACATCCGTACCCTGATCCTGACATTCTTCTTCCGTTATATGCGCGCTCTTATTGACGGCGGACACGTATACATTGCTCAGCCACCGCTTTACCTGGTTAAAAGAGGTAAAGAGGAAAAATATTGCTGGACCGAAGAACAACGTGAAGCTGCTGTAAAAGAACTTGCCAAAGATGGGAAAGAAGATTCGGTTGGTATACAACGATACAAAGGTTTGGGTGAGATGAACCCGGAACAGCTTTGGTCTACAACTATGGATCCGGAGAAAAGAAGCCTTAAGCAGGTAAGTGTTGAATCTGCTGCTGAAGCGGATCACTTATTCTCTATGTTAATGGGAGATGAAGTCGCTCCAAGAAGAGACTTTATCGAGAAGAATGCCCGTTATGCTAAAATTGATATTTAA
- the ppk1 gene encoding polyphosphate kinase 1, whose amino-acid sequence MVIKDSINAKGTQVSTNYISRDLSWIKFNYRVLDQSKNEQRNIFDRLKFLAITSSNLDEFFQIRVGSLYNYLDYDRERIDYSGLREIAFKKVLFQELQDFCKDQLAVFTDQLKPEFEKNDFTIVSKEDELSKEENETVKTYFKKTIFPMLTPMTYDNHHSFPIMMNKLLVFGVVTINRNIIGEQRRLTLIQLPTNIPRFFEIERDDKILFIPIQEIVRWNIFKLFRNVEILSVNLFRITRNGDFSVEESDDIDEAFIDEIKKKIKTRKTARVVRIEVEEHYSSWMMKILLGRYHIDESNIFITPTLMDFTCLWQIVNHPEFKNYQNKLSPPVQPLALAVPTGDESFNLLKYLQKNDVLLHHPFNDFKYVLELLEQAAEDSGVLAIKITIYRLAKHSRITNALLKAAENGKHVSVLFEVTARFDEENNIKEAQRLQKAGCFVIYGFNKYKTHTKLMLIVRKNSNESITRYVHMSSGNYNEDTARLYTDISLLSTNEVYAQDISEFFNVITGHSEPGDYQNIITAPGDMRRKLIELIDHEAENARNGKSSGIVIKINSLQDKDAIDALYVASQAGVPIKLIVRGMCCLRPGKEGLSENISVRSIVGDLLEHNRLYYFHNEGDPKVYGGSADMMVRSFDRRIESLFLIEDKLSKQIALEILNLNLLDNVNSYTLTSDDVYVKNIPTQGEPIVNVHKDFYYLDKKKVLKVKLF is encoded by the coding sequence ATGGTTATTAAAGATTCTATAAATGCCAAAGGGACACAAGTCTCTACTAATTATATAAGTCGCGATTTAAGTTGGATAAAATTTAATTACCGGGTTTTAGATCAAAGTAAAAATGAACAACGGAATATTTTTGATCGCCTGAAATTTCTGGCGATTACGTCATCAAACTTAGATGAGTTTTTTCAGATCCGTGTCGGAAGTTTGTATAACTATTTAGATTACGATAGAGAACGCATTGACTATTCAGGTTTGCGTGAAATAGCATTTAAAAAAGTATTGTTTCAGGAATTACAGGATTTCTGTAAAGATCAGCTTGCTGTTTTTACAGATCAATTGAAACCTGAATTCGAAAAGAATGATTTTACAATTGTTTCAAAAGAAGATGAATTGTCAAAAGAAGAAAATGAAACGGTAAAAACGTATTTCAAAAAGACAATTTTCCCCATGCTTACCCCGATGACGTATGATAACCATCATTCGTTTCCGATCATGATGAATAAATTGCTGGTGTTTGGTGTCGTAACCATCAACCGCAACATTATTGGTGAGCAAAGACGATTAACGCTGATCCAGCTTCCGACCAACATTCCGCGGTTTTTTGAAATTGAACGCGACGATAAGATTCTGTTCATACCGATTCAGGAAATTGTTCGCTGGAACATTTTTAAATTGTTCAGAAACGTAGAGATCTTATCCGTAAATCTTTTCCGTATTACACGAAACGGAGATTTTTCTGTTGAAGAAAGTGATGATATTGATGAAGCATTTATTGATGAAATAAAAAAGAAAATCAAGACACGGAAAACAGCACGTGTTGTCCGTATAGAAGTAGAAGAGCATTATTCATCCTGGATGATGAAGATTTTACTTGGCCGTTATCACATTGATGAAAGCAATATTTTTATAACGCCAACACTAATGGATTTTACCTGTCTGTGGCAAATTGTAAATCATCCGGAATTTAAAAACTATCAGAATAAATTGTCTCCGCCTGTACAGCCTTTAGCACTTGCGGTTCCCACAGGCGATGAATCATTTAATCTGTTAAAATATCTGCAGAAGAACGATGTTTTATTGCATCACCCGTTCAATGATTTTAAATACGTATTGGAATTGCTGGAGCAAGCTGCAGAAGATTCCGGTGTATTGGCGATTAAAATTACCATTTACCGTTTAGCGAAACATTCGCGTATTACGAATGCCTTGTTAAAAGCGGCAGAAAACGGCAAGCACGTTTCTGTATTGTTTGAAGTAACGGCACGTTTTGATGAAGAGAATAATATTAAAGAAGCACAGCGTTTACAAAAGGCTGGCTGTTTTGTAATTTATGGTTTCAATAAATACAAAACACATACAAAACTGATGCTGATTGTTCGTAAAAATTCCAACGAATCAATTACACGTTATGTACATATGTCGAGCGGTAATTACAACGAAGATACGGCACGTTTATATACCGATATCAGTTTGTTAAGTACAAACGAAGTGTATGCCCAGGATATCAGTGAATTCTTCAATGTAATTACAGGCCACTCAGAGCCGGGTGATTATCAAAATATTATTACGGCGCCGGGAGATATGCGCCGTAAATTAATTGAACTGATTGATCACGAAGCAGAAAATGCACGCAATGGTAAATCAAGCGGGATCGTAATTAAAATCAACTCCCTGCAGGATAAAGATGCCATTGATGCGTTGTATGTAGCGTCACAGGCGGGTGTGCCGATCAAATTGATCGTTCGTGGTATGTGCTGTCTGCGCCCTGGTAAAGAAGGCTTAAGTGAAAATATCTCCGTACGTTCAATTGTTGGAGATTTGCTTGAACATAATCGTCTGTATTATTTCCATAACGAAGGCGATCCGAAAGTATACGGCGGCAGCGCGGATATGATGGTACGAAGCTTTGACAGACGTATTGAATCGCTGTTTTTAATAGAAGATAAATTGTCTAAACAGATTGCACTGGAAATATTGAATCTGAATTTACTGGACAATGTAAACTCATATACCTTAACATCAGATGATGTATATGTAAAGAATATTCCTACACAAGGTGAACCGATTGTGAACGTACACAAAGATTTTTATTATCTGGATAAAAAGAAAGTACTTAAAGTGAAATTGTTCTAA
- a CDS encoding cation-translocating P-type ATPase encodes MSIKYPFENPFSVSADTLINDFQTNTQSGLTTSEAENRIKEFGQNIYQVQKQKSIWLMLLLQFKSPIVYLLLAAAAVSLYFKDVIETAAILVVIVVNAIIGFLMELQARSSMNALKEMDVIKTNVIRDGKKQEIPSENITPGDIVLLEAGDVVPGDGRIIEANQLKCDESSLTGESLPAEKKTEELQANTALGDQHNMVFKGTSVVNGNGKALITGIAEHTQLGTITSLVEKSEDKQTPLDQKINVLSKKLIWITLTMTAIFAATGVIQGKEWVLIFESSIALAVAAFPEGLPIVATIALSHGMLLMAKRNAIVKKLSAVETLGGTRVILTDKTGTLTENKIYVETFSFPEEKIAVKINNNTVNYPDKQIEKSKENFEKMRLVGALCNNAPLEQQEQKDDQKPAAGDPIDIALILLANVSGTSAKDLQGQFERIGEVPFNSDIKIMGTLHNSPNGKFVAAKGSVEHLLNNCSKIQYGSEIKDLNDEQKKGILDESEKMAADGLRVIAFAYREGQDINTDNYLSELIHVGMIGFLDPPRMDIKDAILRCRNAGIRIVMITGDHPMTALNIAKKIGLVDENEQHVIIGQDLPEAEAVTDEWREKILATSVFARTTPKQKLEIVEAFQKAGNIVAMTGDGINDAPALKKADIGIAMGLRGTQVAKETAGIVLKDDSFTSIAEAVAHGREIFDNIKKFIVYLFSCNLSEIFIVTILGFITPLSTLLPLQILFLNMVTDVFPALALGVGKGDEKVMEKQPRDAKENILTNKDWIRIALYSLLISVSVIISVLYCNHIIESDHKIANNAAFLTLAFSQLFHVLNMSSFSSKMFLNDITKNIFVWLAILLCAGIMITVYAIPYTRLILGLELLPAEAVVVSIACSFIPVVVVQTYKLFYKITKSKK; translated from the coding sequence ATGAGCATTAAATACCCCTTCGAAAATCCGTTTTCCGTATCGGCAGATACACTTATTAATGACTTTCAAACAAATACCCAGTCTGGTTTAACAACCAGTGAAGCAGAAAACAGAATAAAAGAATTCGGACAGAATATTTATCAGGTTCAGAAACAAAAAAGTATCTGGCTGATGCTGTTATTACAGTTTAAAAGTCCGATCGTTTATCTGCTTCTTGCTGCGGCAGCTGTTTCTTTATACTTTAAAGATGTTATTGAAACTGCTGCAATCCTTGTCGTAATTGTGGTTAATGCCATCATCGGTTTTTTAATGGAGCTTCAGGCACGCAGTTCAATGAATGCGTTGAAAGAAATGGACGTGATCAAAACAAATGTGATCCGCGATGGAAAGAAACAAGAGATCCCTTCTGAAAATATTACACCCGGAGATATTGTATTGCTGGAAGCCGGTGATGTTGTTCCGGGCGACGGACGTATCATTGAAGCGAACCAGCTCAAATGTGATGAATCTTCTCTGACCGGTGAATCGTTACCTGCGGAAAAAAAGACCGAGGAATTACAAGCCAATACTGCGTTGGGAGATCAACACAATATGGTTTTCAAAGGTACATCGGTTGTGAATGGAAACGGCAAAGCACTTATTACTGGTATAGCCGAACATACACAGCTCGGTACTATTACGTCTCTGGTAGAAAAGTCGGAAGATAAACAAACACCCTTAGATCAAAAAATAAATGTACTAAGTAAAAAACTGATCTGGATCACACTGACAATGACTGCTATATTTGCTGCAACAGGTGTGATACAGGGCAAAGAATGGGTGTTGATTTTCGAAAGCTCTATAGCCCTTGCGGTGGCAGCTTTCCCGGAAGGACTTCCGATTGTTGCCACCATTGCGCTTTCGCATGGCATGCTCCTTATGGCTAAGAGGAATGCAATCGTAAAAAAACTTTCTGCCGTGGAAACGCTTGGCGGTACACGCGTGATTCTGACAGATAAAACAGGCACACTTACTGAAAATAAAATTTATGTAGAAACCTTTTCTTTCCCGGAAGAAAAAATAGCGGTAAAGATTAACAATAACACCGTAAACTACCCGGATAAACAGATAGAAAAGAGCAAAGAGAATTTTGAAAAAATGCGCCTGGTGGGTGCGTTGTGTAACAATGCTCCCCTTGAGCAGCAGGAACAGAAAGACGATCAGAAACCTGCTGCGGGCGACCCGATTGACATTGCACTGATTTTGCTGGCAAATGTTTCAGGAACATCTGCAAAAGACTTACAAGGGCAATTTGAACGTATTGGCGAAGTGCCTTTTAATTCTGATATCAAGATTATGGGAACGCTGCATAATTCTCCAAACGGGAAATTTGTAGCTGCTAAAGGTTCGGTAGAACATCTGTTAAACAACTGCAGCAAAATTCAATATGGCAGCGAAATTAAAGATCTGAATGATGAACAGAAAAAAGGCATTCTGGATGAATCTGAAAAAATGGCGGCAGACGGACTGCGTGTTATAGCGTTTGCTTATCGGGAAGGTCAGGATATCAATACAGACAATTATTTATCGGAACTCATCCACGTAGGTATGATCGGGTTTCTGGACCCGCCGCGTATGGACATTAAAGATGCTATTTTGCGTTGCAGAAATGCGGGCATACGCATTGTTATGATCACTGGTGACCACCCGATGACAGCCTTAAATATTGCAAAAAAAATCGGACTGGTAGATGAAAATGAACAGCATGTAATTATCGGCCAGGATCTGCCGGAGGCAGAAGCGGTAACAGATGAATGGAGAGAGAAAATTCTTGCGACTTCTGTTTTTGCACGTACTACACCAAAACAAAAGCTGGAGATTGTTGAAGCCTTTCAAAAAGCCGGAAATATTGTTGCCATGACCGGTGATGGCATAAACGATGCGCCGGCGCTGAAAAAAGCAGACATTGGTATTGCTATGGGACTGCGCGGCACACAGGTTGCAAAAGAAACAGCAGGCATTGTATTGAAGGATGATTCCTTTACATCGATAGCTGAAGCAGTAGCACATGGCAGAGAAATTTTTGACAACATTAAAAAATTTATTGTGTATTTATTCTCCTGCAATTTAAGCGAGATCTTTATTGTAACCATACTTGGTTTTATTACACCGCTCTCTACCTTGTTACCGCTACAGATTTTATTCCTGAACATGGTAACCGATGTGTTTCCTGCCCTTGCATTAGGCGTAGGCAAAGGCGATGAGAAAGTAATGGAAAAACAACCGCGGGATGCAAAAGAAAATATACTTACCAATAAAGACTGGATAAGAATTGCATTGTACTCCTTACTTATTTCTGTATCGGTTATCATTTCTGTGTTATATTGCAATCACATTATTGAATCAGACCATAAAATTGCTAACAATGCTGCATTCCTTACATTAGCCTTTTCACAACTTTTCCATGTATTAAACATGTCGTCCTTCAGTTCAAAAATGTTCCTGAACGATATAACAAAAAATATATTTGTGTGGCTGGCAATTTTATTATGTGCAGGTATTATGATCACGGTATATGCAATCCCGTATACACGCCTTATACTGGGTCTTGAACTGTTACCAGCAGAAGCTGTAGTCGTTTCAATCGCATGTAGTTTCATTCCGGTGGTAGTAGTTCAAACATATAAACTATTCTACAAAATCACTAAAAGCAAAAAATAA
- a CDS encoding murein L,D-transpeptidase catalytic domain family protein, producing MKTYQKVLIIALVAILLPFSKSEALVQGAKDGEIPQLKKIAGLNPSVYAYALKGFNSIQDSLHKKFRYLAVVDFSKPSTERRFYLIDLTDTSLVCTDYVCHGKHTGENFATSFSNEIESNKSSLGFYMLSETYTGQHGLSIRMDGLDKGFNDNARKRAIVMHTADYADEKLCKSQGRLGRSLGCPALPVSTFTTIAPQVANNALIFHYYPDNNYLNTSVWLH from the coding sequence ATGAAAACATACCAGAAAGTATTAATTATAGCATTAGTAGCAATTTTATTGCCGTTTAGTAAGTCTGAAGCCCTTGTGCAGGGTGCAAAAGACGGAGAAATACCTCAATTAAAGAAAATTGCAGGTTTGAATCCTTCTGTTTATGCATATGCACTAAAAGGCTTTAACTCCATTCAGGATTCTTTGCATAAGAAATTCAGATATCTTGCTGTGGTAGATTTCTCTAAGCCTTCAACAGAAAGAAGATTTTATCTGATTGATCTGACAGATACTTCTTTAGTGTGTACAGACTATGTATGCCATGGAAAACATACAGGCGAAAATTTCGCAACGAGTTTTTCAAATGAAATAGAGTCAAATAAATCAAGTCTTGGTTTTTATATGTTATCAGAAACATATACAGGCCAGCATGGCTTGTCTATCCGCATGGATGGCCTTGACAAAGGTTTTAATGATAATGCACGTAAACGCGCTATCGTAATGCACACCGCGGATTATGCAGACGAAAAGTTATGTAAATCACAGGGAAGACTGGGACGTAGCCTGGGCTGTCCGGCTTTACCGGTATCGACCTTTACAACGATCGCTCCGCAGGTTGCAAACAATGCCTTGATTTTTCACTACTATCCCGATAACAATTATTTAAACACTTCAGTTTGGTTGCATTGA